The region ttgCGCAAATCCACATTCCCTACGCTGCCAAGCTTCTCTTCCAAGAGCTCCAGTCAATGAACATTGCAGCAAGAATGTTTACCGACAGGTCCGGCGCATCCATTCGATGAGCGGACCACCAAGCAGTACAGTAGTTTAGAGGTCAAGAATGGAATCATACCGTCGAAATAAACAAAGCAAAATGCATCTTGAGACTGGGAATTGGCCATGGGAGTTGACTGATTGGAGGAAAAGGGGGCAATGTATTATGATGACGTGCCCTTTGTTGCAAGTGCATTGACGTTTGATGTATTAAGATGCATTTGCATGCTTGCATGCTCTCGCAGCAGGTTGTACCAATACAGGATAATATACAAAATACAATGGGAATTCTAGTACAGTACAATTGTTACAGAGTTAATACAGAGTAGTGATTCCATCCCCCGTCTATGTCCCTATGTCCAAATCCCGATCATAGCGTATGCGTTGTCATCTCGGCGCCTCTTTGGCTTCCGCATCTGTCGTAGAATCCCGCACAGTCTGATGCTGCTTGTACTCCTCCTCAAGGGCCTTTTGCATATCGAAATCGAGTTGTCTCTCCCTCTTGACCCGTTGCTGTTCCATGTCGCGCACGACACCCTCATGCATAGCCTGCAAAGTTAGCAACTTCCCTCCTCTCTATTCCCGCTGGACAAAACGTACATCTTTTTCCCATTTCTGCTGGAAGTGCACAAAGGCGATTGTGCATGCCGCGAAGAGAGACGTCCCCCCCAGAGTGAGCTTCGATGCGCGCGACATTGTTTGTTGCCGATGCAAGTTGCAAAGTTGGTGGGCTTGGACTTTGGTGtgcagatgatgcaagtGGGGCGAACCTAAAACGGAGCTTCCCACCTGCATCCTCAGTCGTCACTCCAGTCcagcatcaaccacctcTCCATCGCAAAACAGTCCATCACAACAACTATCCGCCCACCATGGTTCGTCGGTCCTGCCCAGATGAACAAAATGAAGCTAATGGTCGCAGTCTGCCCAAAACTCTGCAGGCATTCAGACGCTGCTTGATGTGCGTGTTGCTCCTCTGTCACGCAGGGTACAGCTAACCATCCCAGGCTGAGCGGGAAGCATCCAAGATTGTGCAAAAAGGTGCGTTTGTTTCTAGTTTGTGTGAGGGATGTGACTAATGCTGGTTAGCCCGAGAATGTGAGTAGATTGACGACCAAGCGGAACGATTTATTAAAAGCCGGTAGTTCGTACGAAGCGCGTGCGTGAAGCTCGCGAcgaggcgaagaaggagattgcAGAGTATAAAGCTtccaaggaggaggagtttaAGAAGTTTGAGTCCGAGGTATGTTATTTTCGGTTTGGGATGGGAAAATTGCGAAAGCTGATGGTTTTTGTAGCACAGCAGAGGAAACCAGcaggctgaggaggaggcgtCCAAGGAGGCGGACCAGGAGATCAAGGTGATTAAGGAGGCGGGCACAAAGGGACAGGATGGGGTGGTGAAGAATCTGCTTAGTGCGGTGTTTGACGTGCACCCCGTTCCGCCTGAGAAGGAGTAGGGGGTGTTGGGAATGTACATTTTGGCATTGATGGGCGGACGCAATCGAAGCATACAAGTTATGTGGAATACATTATTATTTTTTTGGTACATGGCTGGGATGCTACGAGAGGAATTGTATCAGTGTGCCTAGCATTTCGCTTAGGTCTTTGCTGTCCTCCTCTGATGTATCTAGCCCGCCTTGCTGTTCTGACAGGATGGTCGCTAGAGTGGATAGATTCTCATCACGCTCCGCGAGTAGCAGTTTGATCTTTCTGGATGCGCCTGCGTCTTCGGCGACGAGCCATGCGAGCGTGACGTCTAGCTGCTGCAGTGTCGAGAGGCCGGCATCTAATCTTTGCAGGAGGAGCTCGATCTCGGCGTCTGCATCCTGTGCGCCTTGCTGTGCGAATTCATCTTCTGCCCTTTTTACGCGGGAGGAATACTCCCTGTGTAGtttgacgagtttgacggtCTTTTCGTAGTCCTTCTCTACAAATTTCGCCAACGTGCGTATTCTTTCGGCCGAAGACGCTGGTAGGAGGCGTAGCATGGACGCAAATATGCTGATCAAGTGG is a window of Pochonia chlamydosporia 170 chromosome 5, whole genome shotgun sequence DNA encoding:
- a CDS encoding vacuolar ATPase (similar to Verticillium dahliae VdLs.17 XP_009650816.1); the protein is MSAQNSAGIQTLLDAEREASKIVQKAREFRTKRVREARDEAKKEIAEYKASKEEEFKKFESEHSRGNQQAEEEASKEADQEIKVIKEAGTKGQDGVVKNLLSAVFDVHPVPPEKE